TGTAGTAATGTTGATTTTGCATATCATCACATTAATCATCAGCGTTAATGAAGGAAAGAATAAGCATGGAAGCATTCTCGGAATTATCACCTCCTGTGTGGCCATTATTCCGGGATTGGGCTGGACGATGCACACGATCACCGCGGTTTTGTTACTGATCGACGCCTATCGCTCCGAAAAAGCGATTGAAATTTCATAGAAGAGGAAAAAACAACAGACCGATGTACCAGATCCTGTACCACGAAAGAAGCGGTGCGGGATTTTTTAATGCTTAACTACGAGAGACGTAGTATTATAAAAGGAGGGGATATAAAGGGGGAACTATGCAATACGATACGATTGGTTTTAATGTTCGCTATTATCGAGAGATGAAAGGTTTAACGCAGAAACAACTTGCGGAAGATATCTGCACACAAGCTCAAATCAGTAAAATCGAAAAAGGAGATATTATTCCACTATCCTCCACTTTGTATGAAATTGCCAAAAAACTGGATCTAGATGTTAATTATTTTTTTCAGATGGGAGAACATGAACGGGTTGACTACATAGAAGAACTTAAAAATGTGATTCGTCAGAAAATACGTGACTATGATTATGAAGATGTAATGGAAACGTTGCAAAGTCACGAATATGAAAAATTTTTTACCAATGTTTATTTGCAGCAATTTCGATTATGGCATTTGGGGATTTGCATCTACCATTTATATGGGGATTATGAAAAAGCAATGGAATATATGGAAGAAGGTTTAGCCCTTACTTATAAGGGAAGCACAATGTATACGGAACGGGAAATTGA
The Salicibibacter kimchii DNA segment above includes these coding regions:
- a CDS encoding helix-turn-helix domain-containing protein, whose amino-acid sequence is MQYDTIGFNVRYYREMKGLTQKQLAEDICTQAQISKIEKGDIIPLSSTLYEIAKKLDLDVNYFFQMGEHERVDYIEELKNVIRQKIRDYDYEDVMETLQSHEYEKFFTNVYLQQFRLWHLGICIYHLYGDYEKAMEYMEEGLALTYKGSTMYTEREIEIMNSMAIIQYSEGKGEEAHDNLLKAIHASVFVPKLKPSIKVRMWYNLSNILTIEERYNEALGAADRGIQICVREEMMYLLGELLFQRGYCERKLNYKIWKRHFKQAIGIFEVAKKEHLAEMAKKEMGEDHE